The region CTTTTTTACTTTATGGCTGTGATTGCTTTGTTGGCCGTATTCAATGGTATGACCCAAGGTATTTGGAGCAAAACAAGCTCCGCTAAGGAGCAGTCCTTACTGTTTGTTCAGCTGTTGGTCGATTTGTTGGCAGTGACTGGTTTGTTGTTCGTAAGTGGATCTGCAGCAAATCCATTTATTTTTATTCTGACTTTGCACGCATTTCTGGGTGGCATGCTTTTAAGAACCAAGCGCAGTTATGTGTTTGCTGCCGTCATTCTGGGACTGCTAGCCATTTTGCAAACGGAAACAAATAAAGACTTGGCCGTGACCATCAACGTGAATCGCAGTGAAATGTATTTCCAATTCCTATTTCAGTGGGTGGTGGTAATTGGTGCATGGTTCGTTGCACATTTGTTTTCGGGTTTACTGGAAAAACAAGAAGAGCGAATTCGCAGTTTGCAAAATCGCCAGCATCGCGCTGATCGCTTGAAATCTTTGGGAGCATTAGCCGCTGGATTTTCCCACGAGATGGCGACTCCGTTAAACTCTTTAAAGCTGCGTCTGGATCGCGGCGTTCGTAAACTGGGTGACCCCGTTGCAGCCCACAGCGAGATTCAGCAAGCTCAGATGTCGTTGGATGAATGCATTTCAATCTTTCAAAAGATGGCAGGTGTTTTCACTTCCTCTGCCACGGATGGGGAATTGCAAAAACTCAACATTCATTCCGTGTTAAAAGATATTGTCCATTCTTGGGAGATCGATAACAAGGTGACTCTACATAAAGAGTGGACGGCTTCCCAAGTTTACTGTCGCTTGCAACCTTTGTCGTTTGCACAGGCCGTGTTGGATCTTTTGGATAATGCAAAAGAAGCTTCGCCCACAGCTTCAGAAATCTCTTTACGAGTTTTTGAAAACGACCAAGAGGTTGTCATCGAGATTGTCGATGCTGGTTCCGGAGTTTCCCCTGAAATCATTGAACGTCTGGGGGAGCCTTTTAATACAAATAAACAAAACGGCAATGGTTTGGGAGTCTATTCCGCGATGATGACCGCTCAATCCATGGGTGGCGAATTCAGCCTTAGTAACAATACCTCGGGCAAAGGGGCCACGGCTCGCTTGTCCATTCCCTATGAGGAGTCGGTATGAAAAAGCGTGTGAAAAATATTTTGATGATCGAAGACGACACCCGCCTGCGCGAGGTTTTGCATCAAGAACTGGAAGAACGCGATTTCGCTGTACAAAGCTTTGCAGAGCTTCCGGATTTAGAAAGAGTCCATCCACCAGATGGAATCTTGTTGGATTTACGCGTCGGCAACGATAACGGCTTGGACTTTATCAATTTGTTAAACGCGAAATTCCCGGGTGTGCGCATTGTGATGATGAGCGGGTTTGGATCGGTCGCCTCTGCAGTAAAATCAATGCAATTGGGTGCGGAAAACTTTCTGGCGAAGCCCGTAACGCCTGATATGATCGTTAGAGCCTTTGCAGAGGAAGACGCTGCTGCCGCAGCGACGGTCCCCAAAGATGAGGCAGAGATTTCTTTGGCGCGAATGGAGAGAGAGTATATCGATTACGTATTGAATACTTCCAATGGGAACATCACTCAGGCCGCTAAAAAGCTGGGGCTTCATCGTCAGAGCTTGCAGCGCAAGCTTCGTAAGAACATTCCGAACAAATAGTCGTGCTGACTTTCAACCAAGACCATCGGCGCAGTTACAAATAAAAAAGGCGCCTGTTAAGCGCCTTTTTCTTGTTCTTTCTTTTTGCTGTTCTCAATGAACATCAACAGAAGCAGAAGCCCCACTCCGCCAACGATGGCCATGTCGGCAACGTTGAATGCGGGCCAGCTCCACTTGCCATAAAGGTGGAAATCCAAAAAGTCGATCACATAACGGAAACGGATACGATCGATATAGTTTCCAATCGCGCCACCAAAGATACTAGAAAGAGCAATGATCTGTTTCGTATCGTCGTCTTTAACTCCGCGAAGGATGCCCAAGATAATGATCAAAGCGATCGGCGGCATGCTCAGGAAGAACAATTCGCGGAACGAAGGATGGCTTTCAGCCAGAAATCCAAAGGCCGCACCAAAGTTTCTTACGTAAGTTAGATTAAAGAAGTTAGGGATCACGACCACGGATTCACCCAAGTGAAAGTGTGTGTGAACGTAAAGCTTGATAACTTGATCTAAAGCAATCAAGAACCCAGCAATCGCAGCAAGCCAGATGTATTTTTTCTTCATGTAGGGGCCTCGTTCTTATTACTTTAACATGCCTTTAGACTTCACATAACCGATTTTTATCAGCATGCGCAAGGCTTCTAGTTCAGAACTCAAATTGAACTCGTCTTTGACTTCGTGAATCATAGATTTAGTGCCGCAATCAAACAACTCCATCACGTCTGTGGTGTAAGAAACCGGGTGAGATTGTGCAGGCATCGCAGGCGCCGCCATAACGGGCGAGTTTGCAGCCGGAGCTGAGTGCATGACTTGAGTCTGCACGACAGTTTGTACCGGTGGCGGTTGTTGGTAAGCCGGTTGTTGTGGAGGTTGGACAGGCAAAACTTGTTGAGCCGGCGGTTGCTGGTGGTAAGTAGCACCCACGGCATGAGTTTGCTGCTGCTGCTGCTGCTGAGGACGGTCCAATTCACCCATCAATCCAGCCAGGTTTTTCAACTCAGATTTGAAATTCTTGATGCTTGGGCGTTCCAAAGCACTGTCGCCATCGCGCATCGACTTTAAATAGAGGCTTACAAGCATATCAGGAGTCGTTGCGATCTCCTTGATATTCGAGTTTTGCGACATCAGCCATTGATAGGCTTTCAGCAGCGTCTCTTTTGTGTAAGCCTGCGGTGGCAACGGGTTCATAGTCATGTAAAAGAATTTCTCCGGGTCGAAGGGCTGAAGTTACAAACTTCATAACTTCGAGTCAATGTGTCGTAGCCATTAATCACAAACAAATTGTGCTGAAATATTGTGCAATACTAGATCTGGGCGTTCATAGACGAAGAATTAACTAGAGGCGATGCAGAAACCGATTTTTTCTTTTTAAGTTTCTCTTGCAAATAAAAAAAGGCCCTCCGCTGGGAAGGCCTTCTGTTGTGCTTTTTGCGGCGCCACTGCTCGATTTGACAAGCCTTGTTGCTGCGTCTTAGTTGGCGTAATCTTTCGCAACGATGCCGTATTTTTCGATTTTACGAAGCAACGTCTTTTTAGGAATGTTCGCATGCAGTGCTGTCTGATTGATGCGACCACGGAAAGTTTTAAGAGCCTTAATGATGAACTCTTTCTCGAACGCTTCTTTCTGGGCGTTAAAGTCCAAATTTTCACCAGAGTATGGAACGATCTCTTCACCTTCAAGGTCTTGAGAGTCGATATCACTGCCAGACGTTTCATCGTCATCGCCCAGGTTCGGGTGAGCTGCCGCGGCTTTGACAATACCTGCGGAAGCCACGCTTTGCGCTTGTTCAAACGGTGAAAGGTCGATCAAATTTGTGCCTGTCGCAATCAACAAAGCTTCGGGCAATGAAGCCAATGTGATCAGGTTGCTCGTTTCCAAAACGAAAGCGTGTTCGATCACGTTTTCAAGTTCACGGATGTTCCCTGGCCAAGAATGCTTTTTCAAAACCGCCATCGCGTCGGGAGTGATTCCATTGATGCGTTTGCCTTGGGCCTGATTGAACTTCTTAATAAAGATGTTGATCATGTGCTCAAGGTCATCTTTGCGCTCTTGAAGCGCAGGTAAGAATATTGGCACTACGTTCAAGCGATAGAACAAATCTTCACGGAATGATCCGGCTTTGATCATGTCCTCAAGAGGTCTATTAGTTGCAGCAATGATGCGCACATTCGTTGGGAACTCGCGGTTGGAACCCACGGGCGTGAATAGTTTTTCTTGAAGGACGCGCAAGATTTTAACTTGCATCAACTGAGGCATGTCACCGACTTCGTCCAAGAACAAAGTGCCGCCCTCAGCGAATTGGAATTTCCCGATTTTACGTTGATCTGCACCCGTGAAAGAACCTTTTTCGTGACCGAAAAGTTCGGACTCGAACAAGTTTTCTGGAATCGCAGAACAGTTAATCGCAACGAACTTTTCGTCTTTGCGAGCAGAGTTAAAGTGGATGGCTTTAGCCACCAGCTCTTTGCCGGTACCAGATGCACCACGGATTAATACCGGCGTATCAACTTTAGCCAGACGGTGGATGATGTTAAATACTTTCTGCATTTGGCTGGTGTGACCGATGATCTTGCGACCTTCCTCAACCATCACTGGTGCAGAGAATGCGATATTAGAAATCAAGTTGTGAGCGTTCACAGCTTTGTCGATCAAGGCAAGCAACTCATCGCTGGCAACTGGTTTAGAAAGATAGTTGTAAGCACCATCTTTAACAGCTTGAACTGCATCGTTTAAAGTCGCGTGAGCCGTCATCACCATCACGATGATGCCTGGATCGATTTCTTTGATTTGACGAAGAGTCTCAAGGCCATTCAAGCGAGGCATATCGACATCAAGCAGAACAAGATCGTACTTAGTCGTACCGGCTTTGATTTTTTCCATGGCGTTGATGCCATCGAATGCTTCATCGATTTCAAATCGTTGGGTGGCAGCAAGGGCCGTCTTAACGGACAGTCTCAAACCTTGATCGTCGTCTACTACCAACACCTTAAGCATTCGTGCCCCCTTGTTCCATCGGCAGTTCTACCGTAAATGTGGAACCTTTTCCATCTTTTGACTCCACAAAGATGCGTCCCTTGTGCAGTTCTGTAAAATATTTAGCCAAGTAAAGGCCCAACCCCGAACCTTTGATCTGTGTGCTCTTGACGTTTTTGCTTCTAAAAAACTTTGTGAAAATGTTGTTAAGTTCATCTTCGGGAATTCCCGGTCCCTGATCGGCGACCTGAATGACCACAAAGTTATCTTTTTCCTCACTCGTCACCAGGATTTTCGTGTCATCTGGGCTGTACTTGATCGCGTTTTCCACCAAATTAGATAGGACCTGCCTCATAAGATCTGGGTCCATAGGAATAGGGAACAGCGGCTCCAGCTCAGAAACGATTTGAATGCGTTTAACTTTTGCCAAAAACTCGTGTTTACGAATGACTTCTTGAAGAATGCTATTGATGTCTTTGGACTGCATGTGCAGTTCCACACCCTCGCTTTGAATTTTACCGTAGTTCAAGATCGAACTGATGAACTTTAGCAAATCATCTGAGGAGTGTTTAATCGTATCAACTGCTTCGCGCTGCTGAGAACTCAAAGTAACCTGATCTGATAAAATCACATCGGTCATCCCTTGGATGCGGGCGATCGGTGTTTTTAAATCATGGGACATCATCGAAATGAAGTTCGTTTTAAGCTCCTCAACTTGGCTTAAAATCTTATTTTTTTGATAGTACTCCCAGCTGCGACGATTTTCGATAATCAGTCGGTACGGGATAAAGAAGTAATAAACCAAGAACCCTGCTAGTAAGGGAGCGGCCATGGTAATCCACCATCCGAATAACCAAAACAAGGTGAACGAGATGATAGAGAAGCTTAAAAGAGTTCCCACTAAAATCATCAAACCCATTGCGGGGCTCATACTTAAAACAATTTGAATTGCCAAAATGGAAATCAACGTCAGCAAAATCCAGTTCACATAGTGAGGCATGCGCAACGGACTGGAGTTGCGAATCAAAGTATCGATGATATTTGCCTGCATTTCGATGCGGGTCATTGCAGAAGGAATGCGGCTGTAAGGTGTCAGGATGTAATCGGACTCGCTAATGTTCAGGTCTGTACCGATGATAACGATTTTATCTTCAAACTTTGCCCAGTCCGTTTTGCCATTGGCAAGATCATCGAATGTGGATGATGGAAACGAACCAGGTTTACGGAAGTCGATAAAGGATTGTCTTGTATCGTAAAAATCAAAATAACCACGGACATTTGTGATGTCTAAGACGTCAGGGTTGTAAAGCCCTGCTAGCTGCACCGGCAGCATGACGGTATCTTGGTAAGACAAAAGCATACGCCGTGTAACACGGTCTTTGGCAAAGTTGATGGTGTCCGAGGTTTTCGGAGCGGGAACTCTGCGGATATGATCGAACGGAAGCGGCAAATACAGGCTTCTTTCCTCGCCTTTAAGTGGTGTTTCTGGAGTTGCCACGTACACATTTGTACTTTGCACGATAAGGTTTGCCCACTCCTGTTTGTCTTCCTCGCTGCCCTGAGCCTCATCGATCGCAAAGTCATAAACAACCGCGCGCGGATGAGCCGCCAGCAGATTCATCAGAATGGCAGTTTGGTCTTTGGCGTTCGGTTGTCCTTTGAATGCCTGAACAGTGGACGGTTTGATATAGACCAATTCAATTTTGTTTGACGTGCGGTCGAATAAGCGGGAGCGAATGCGGAAGTCGTAAAGCCAAGACTCAAGATAGTCCAAATTGATCTGCGCAATAAGAAACGCCATGATCATAGCTAAAATAGCTCTGATCGCGTAAACGCGGTATTGCACTGGTTTCGAGGAGTTTGTGGTTTCCTCGAATGGACTTGGCAGTTTCATTAAATGGTGTTTTCTCCGAGCTATTTAACAGGGATGCAGCCGTCTTCGGCAGTTTGCATAGTTGAAAGTACGTTGCCGCGAGGCTTTACTTTCTTGATGTGTGTAGAAGTTTTTTTAGTGTTTTCCATATTCACTGTCCTCTTGATTATCAGTCTGTCGACTTTTTTTAAAGTATAAAATTGCAGTAGCGGCCAAGCTGCGCTGTCTTTGGCAGAATTGACCGTTTTTTTGGTTCTTAGAGCCTGTAGCCTCTTTGTGAACGAACATACAGCCACCGCCGCACAGGAAACGAGCCCAGCAGGTCTGACAGTTGTTTTGTTCAATCAAGTTTTGGGAGTATTTATCCAGAGACTGTGGTGAAACCTCAGTGCCTTGGCCGACCTTTTCAGCGCTGTTGCCCACGTCCCATGGGCACGTGAATAGGTTATTGCGGGCATCCACCACTAACAGTGATTTTCCAGCACCACAGAAGTTTTCTGTACGACGTTGTTCATCCAACGCTTGAAAGACGCGATTAAAAAAGCTGATTTTGCGTAAAGCGGCCTCTCCACCAGCATTGTAAGCCATCGCTGCGATCAGGGTCATCTCGCGTGTGAAAAGATCGCTGGCTTCCTGATTCATATCCGAAACGCTGTAGGTGAATTCGTAGGCATCCGCCGGGAATTGGCAGTAAAATTTGTAAGCCTCAACGACGTTCCTGTTGCTGGCAGTGAATACACCGTGCAAAGTGATCGATCCCAGTTTTTCTTTGCGAGCAAAAAGTTTGTGCAAGCCTTCGATCACAACAGCAGTGCTTCCTTGGCCGTTTTTCATTGGACGAGCGACATCGTTTCGTTCAGCGGCCCCATCGATACTGACAGAGACATTGCATTTGATTTCTTCCAGCAATGCGATGTTTTCATCTGTAAGCAAAGTTCCATTCGTCACGATGGAGAATCGGGTCGTCAGATTGCGACCTGCCGTCATCAGTTTTACGTAGTTTGCAATCGCACGAATGCCTTCTGGGTAAAGCAGGGGCTCCCCACCGATAAAGCTAATGCGGAAAATTCCGGTATCGGGCAAACGATCCAAAAAGAATTTTAACTGCGGCAATGTTTTTTCAATGTTGATTTTTGTTTGTGGCGAACCATATGTACCGTCACCACCAGCGGCGCAATAAGTACATTTCAAGTTGCAGATTTGAGTAACGTTGATAGTGAGCGAACGGATTTCGCGAGCAACTTGAGTCGTCGTAACATCGGGATTAATCTCGTCATTCCAGTCAATCAAGACGGACTGAAGGGAGTCATCGGACGGGGAGTTCATCTCACCCCACAGCTCTTCGGAGATATCTGCGACCTCAAGATTTCGCGCGTGGAAAGCTACGGGGGATTCCCCCGGCGCACGAAAAGCAATGATGTCATTTTGTCTCCGAATTTCCATATGGCAGAACTAAGCAATAGACGTACCACTTTCAGAAGTTTCTGGTGGAAATTTTTGCGAGTGATTTCATACACTTAGGTTTGGTAATTTGGGTGCGATGTGTTGCAAGTGGGTGCAAAAGGAACCGCCATTCGAGTAATCCTTACTAGACGGGTGCGCCACACCTTTGAATGGAAGTGCTTTTAAGAGGGGAAAACCTCACTACCTAGGTCGGTCGTTCCGCAAAATATTAATTTGTTTCGTGTTTATTCTGAGGCATCCTAAACGGGTATGTCATTCTCCATAAAATTCTGGGGCGTTCGCGGCTCATTGCCGTCGTCTCCACCACCTACAGTTTGGGCGCAACACATCGAAGGGGTTCTTCAGAACTTTTTTTCGAGTGGTCATCATGGTGCCCACCAAGTGTCTTCGTACATTCGGGGGCAGGAAGTTCCTGTTGTGGGTGGTTACGGTTCAGCCACAACTTGTGTTGAACTTAATTATGGAAATGATCAAATTATCATCGATGGTGGAAGTGGAATTCGGTCGATCAGTGAAAGAATTCTTAAAGGCACCGCGCCTCGCAAAAAAGGTCCTTACCACATTTTCATGACTCATTTTCATTGGGATCATGTCATCGGTTTGCCATTCTTTGTTCCGCATTTTATTCCGGGTGAAGAAATTCATTACTATGCTGTGCAACCAGAACTGGAATCTTTGATTCGCGGTTTATTTAAAAAACCGTACTTCCCAGTTCCGTTCGAGGCTTTGCAGGCGAAAATTCACTTCCATGTCTTGGAGCCTCGTAAGCCTATTCACGTGGGTGAATTTAAAGTGACACCTTATCAGCTCGATCATCCAGATCCATGTTGGGGATTTAAAGTTGAAGCCGGCGGGAAATCATACGCCCACTGTGTGGATACTGAAGGCACGCGTGTAACCCAAGAAGATCTGGGCGCTGATCTGCCGTTATATCAAGATATCGATGTGATGTATTTCGACGCTCAATACACATTGCCTGAGCTTGCCGAGAAAGCAAACTGGGGTCATAGTGCTGCACAAGTTGGTTTGGAGATCGCCTTCCGGGAAGGCATTAAGCGTGTTTTATTTGCGCATCATGATCCCGGCGCACGCACTGATCATGTCTTAGAACTACGTCGTCAAACACGAGAGTACTATGAATCAGTGGCTCGCGCCTTGGCATCTAATAATGAACAAATCCCAACAGTCGAGTGGGATTTCGCCCACGAAGGTTTAGAAATCGTACTTAGGTAACAGTTCCCTTTTTTAGGATCGCGCAGACGCGCTCCTAAAAAAGGGAACTGTTACCTGGGGCTTAAGGTTCGGTGCCTTTTCTGAAAATCAATTCTACAGAGGTTGGATCAAAGGGTGCTTGAACTGCGTTCAGTGCTTTCAAAGTATCTTCGTCCAAAGTCACTTTCACGGTTCCTTCTGGCCATGCGAAATCATCGGCAGGATAACGGCTGCCGATTTTCTTCATAAAGTCTGTCCAAACGGGAACACCACCGCTTGCGCCGGTTAGTTTATGTTGAAGATTGTTATCGTAACCCACCCAAACAATTGTCGTTAAGTAAGGTGTAAAGCCACTGAACCAGGCATCTTTGTTATCGTTTGTTGTTCCAGTTTTACCAGCCGCGGGGTTTGTAAATCCGTTTAAAGGAATCGCGCGACCCGAGCCAGAAATGATGACTTGTTTCATCATGCTGATCAGGCTTGCAACGGTTGCCGGGTCTTCGACTTGGCGATCATTCGGGTTGAAAGTGTACACTTCTTTGCCGTCAGCGTTTAGTGCTTTGCGAACAAAGGAAATATCTTTACGAAGTCCCATGTTGGCGATGGTCATATAGCTTTGTAAGACCTCCCGCGGATACATTTCAAATGCACCCAGAGTCAGAGATGGAAAAGCTTTTAATTCTGAATCCACGCCGAATTTATGAGCGATATCGACGATGTTACCAAGACCCACTTGCATGCCTAGGTTTACCGTCGCCGCATTCATGGAATTTTTTAGTGCGTAAAACATCGGAACTTGGCCGTAATATTTTTTGCCATAATTTTCCGGCGCCCATGTTTGACCTTCATACTTGATGGACTGTTTTTCATCGTTCAAAAGCGTGATCGGGGAGAATGGTTTTCCCTCTGGGGTTTCGTTCATTAATGCTGTTAGATAAACGAATGGTTTCATCGTGGATCCGACCTGACGATGACCATCGATGGCGCGATTAAACTGAGTCATTCTGTAATTTCGACCGCCGACCACAACATTGACTAAGCCAGAGCGATTGTCGCCGACAAGAACGATGCCCTCAAGGCTACTGCCTTTTTCCTTTAGTCCCTTGATGTGCTTATTGGATTTTTCAAGATTGTCTAAGTGATTGCGCAAAGATTCTTGAGCAGCTTGTTGAGCTTCCAAATCCAACGCTGTGTAAATACGCAAACCTTCAACAGGAATTTTTAAAGAGTCCAATTGCTTACGAACGGCATCTAAATAGTAGGGAGCTGTTTCGGTCGCTAATGTCACCGGAGCTGACGGAAGTGAAGCTTTCGCGGCCTCTGCCATCTGCGATTCCGTGATAAAGTCCAAGCCCTTCATTTTATCCAAAACCAAACGACGACGGCGTTCTGCATTTGCAGGTTTTTTG is a window of Bdellovibrio sp. SKB1291214 DNA encoding:
- a CDS encoding sensor histidine kinase, with translation MMVGTVPLLQAGYLLREQLFYFMAVIALLAVFNGMTQGIWSKTSSAKEQSLLFVQLLVDLLAVTGLLFVSGSAANPFIFILTLHAFLGGMLLRTKRSYVFAAVILGLLAILQTETNKDLAVTINVNRSEMYFQFLFQWVVVIGAWFVAHLFSGLLEKQEERIRSLQNRQHRADRLKSLGALAAGFSHEMATPLNSLKLRLDRGVRKLGDPVAAHSEIQQAQMSLDECISIFQKMAGVFTSSATDGELQKLNIHSVLKDIVHSWEIDNKVTLHKEWTASQVYCRLQPLSFAQAVLDLLDNAKEASPTASEISLRVFENDQEVVIEIVDAGSGVSPEIIERLGEPFNTNKQNGNGLGVYSAMMTAQSMGGEFSLSNNTSGKGATARLSIPYEESV
- a CDS encoding response regulator transcription factor; translated protein: MKKRVKNILMIEDDTRLREVLHQELEERDFAVQSFAELPDLERVHPPDGILLDLRVGNDNGLDFINLLNAKFPGVRIVMMSGFGSVASAVKSMQLGAENFLAKPVTPDMIVRAFAEEDAAAAATVPKDEAEISLARMEREYIDYVLNTSNGNITQAAKKLGLHRQSLQRKLRKNIPNK
- the lspA gene encoding signal peptidase II; translation: MKKKYIWLAAIAGFLIALDQVIKLYVHTHFHLGESVVVIPNFFNLTYVRNFGAAFGFLAESHPSFRELFFLSMPPIALIIILGILRGVKDDDTKQIIALSSIFGGAIGNYIDRIRFRYVIDFLDFHLYGKWSWPAFNVADMAIVGGVGLLLLLMFIENSKKKEQEKGA
- a CDS encoding sigma-54-dependent transcriptional regulator, producing MLKVLVVDDDQGLRLSVKTALAATQRFEIDEAFDGINAMEKIKAGTTKYDLVLLDVDMPRLNGLETLRQIKEIDPGIIVMVMTAHATLNDAVQAVKDGAYNYLSKPVASDELLALIDKAVNAHNLISNIAFSAPVMVEEGRKIIGHTSQMQKVFNIIHRLAKVDTPVLIRGASGTGKELVAKAIHFNSARKDEKFVAINCSAIPENLFESELFGHEKGSFTGADQRKIGKFQFAEGGTLFLDEVGDMPQLMQVKILRVLQEKLFTPVGSNREFPTNVRIIAATNRPLEDMIKAGSFREDLFYRLNVVPIFLPALQERKDDLEHMINIFIKKFNQAQGKRINGITPDAMAVLKKHSWPGNIRELENVIEHAFVLETSNLITLASLPEALLIATGTNLIDLSPFEQAQSVASAGIVKAAAAHPNLGDDDETSGSDIDSQDLEGEEIVPYSGENLDFNAQKEAFEKEFIIKALKTFRGRINQTALHANIPKKTLLRKIEKYGIVAKDYAN
- a CDS encoding CHASE2 and HATPase_c domain-containing protein, which codes for MKLPSPFEETTNSSKPVQYRVYAIRAILAMIMAFLIAQINLDYLESWLYDFRIRSRLFDRTSNKIELVYIKPSTVQAFKGQPNAKDQTAILMNLLAAHPRAVVYDFAIDEAQGSEEDKQEWANLIVQSTNVYVATPETPLKGEERSLYLPLPFDHIRRVPAPKTSDTINFAKDRVTRRMLLSYQDTVMLPVQLAGLYNPDVLDITNVRGYFDFYDTRQSFIDFRKPGSFPSSTFDDLANGKTDWAKFEDKIVIIGTDLNISESDYILTPYSRIPSAMTRIEMQANIIDTLIRNSSPLRMPHYVNWILLTLISILAIQIVLSMSPAMGLMILVGTLLSFSIISFTLFWLFGWWITMAAPLLAGFLVYYFFIPYRLIIENRRSWEYYQKNKILSQVEELKTNFISMMSHDLKTPIARIQGMTDVILSDQVTLSSQQREAVDTIKHSSDDLLKFISSILNYGKIQSEGVELHMQSKDINSILQEVIRKHEFLAKVKRIQIVSELEPLFPIPMDPDLMRQVLSNLVENAIKYSPDDTKILVTSEEKDNFVVIQVADQGPGIPEDELNNIFTKFFRSKNVKSTQIKGSGLGLYLAKYFTELHKGRIFVESKDGKGSTFTVELPMEQGGTNA
- a CDS encoding radical SAM/SPASM domain-containing protein, with the translated sequence MEIRRQNDIIAFRAPGESPVAFHARNLEVADISEELWGEMNSPSDDSLQSVLIDWNDEINPDVTTTQVAREIRSLTINVTQICNLKCTYCAAGGDGTYGSPQTKINIEKTLPQLKFFLDRLPDTGIFRISFIGGEPLLYPEGIRAIANYVKLMTAGRNLTTRFSIVTNGTLLTDENIALLEEIKCNVSVSIDGAAERNDVARPMKNGQGSTAVVIEGLHKLFARKEKLGSITLHGVFTASNRNVVEAYKFYCQFPADAYEFTYSVSDMNQEASDLFTREMTLIAAMAYNAGGEAALRKISFFNRVFQALDEQRRTENFCGAGKSLLVVDARNNLFTCPWDVGNSAEKVGQGTEVSPQSLDKYSQNLIEQNNCQTCWARFLCGGGCMFVHKEATGSKNQKNGQFCQRQRSLAATAILYFKKSRQTDNQEDSEYGKH
- a CDS encoding MBL fold metallo-hydrolase, giving the protein MSFSIKFWGVRGSLPSSPPPTVWAQHIEGVLQNFFSSGHHGAHQVSSYIRGQEVPVVGGYGSATTCVELNYGNDQIIIDGGSGIRSISERILKGTAPRKKGPYHIFMTHFHWDHVIGLPFFVPHFIPGEEIHYYAVQPELESLIRGLFKKPYFPVPFEALQAKIHFHVLEPRKPIHVGEFKVTPYQLDHPDPCWGFKVEAGGKSYAHCVDTEGTRVTQEDLGADLPLYQDIDVMYFDAQYTLPELAEKANWGHSAAQVGLEIAFREGIKRVLFAHHDPGARTDHVLELRRQTREYYESVARALASNNEQIPTVEWDFAHEGLEIVLR
- a CDS encoding transglycosylase domain-containing protein; this translates as MTLAIIAGLGVGVYSYFSLEKEMSQKLESKRFIVPTEYYAGPRVFSVRNSSNSEIVENAFLKQNFRRRDYDQRLLQGDYFLATREQCSARLQLQLDENQVGCFAWVNKDVETDKVDSSIQVLVFQNDNTISKILLGAPFQEVPSAFGEAPLLAQYIGNEPLMQKTVTLGEVPPTCSNAIMAIEDAQFLEHGGISIKGIMRAIVKNITTGRKEGGSTITQQLVKNYFLTSERTFKRKYNEFIMSILLESRFNKDEILETYLNVIYMGQNGPFQVRGYGAAARYYFNKELSDLELHECSLLAAIVNSPGLYNPFKKPANAERRRRLVLDKMKGLDFITESQMAEAAKASLPSAPVTLATETAPYYLDAVRKQLDSLKIPVEGLRIYTALDLEAQQAAQESLRNHLDNLEKSNKHIKGLKEKGSSLEGIVLVGDNRSGLVNVVVGGRNYRMTQFNRAIDGHRQVGSTMKPFVYLTALMNETPEGKPFSPITLLNDEKQSIKYEGQTWAPENYGKKYYGQVPMFYALKNSMNAATVNLGMQVGLGNIVDIAHKFGVDSELKAFPSLTLGAFEMYPREVLQSYMTIANMGLRKDISFVRKALNADGKEVYTFNPNDRQVEDPATVASLISMMKQVIISGSGRAIPLNGFTNPAAGKTGTTNDNKDAWFSGFTPYLTTIVWVGYDNNLQHKLTGASGGVPVWTDFMKKIGSRYPADDFAWPEGTVKVTLDEDTLKALNAVQAPFDPTSVELIFRKGTEP